The following are encoded together in the Chanodichthys erythropterus isolate Z2021 chromosome 16, ASM2448905v1, whole genome shotgun sequence genome:
- the LOC137003352 gene encoding uncharacterized protein, producing MSCTTDPAGHWEDLETWLSVVTDSILPKATETLKHQTQDQLDDNIASLMKQDPSQSYSHKELAKITGSLSHTLIATLKLSDRQAAHRQQELTRAQRRIKQLELEAQERQERPDEVEQGAKEEINSLKETLAATTQEMERGRTDYADLSDKLQYAEQLLEKAKADFRDKNSLIKALETHLNESRNEVSRLTRQLDYIKEESDSIKEELKHAYELTGSPVPGLAHDQKGAVPKQSPAPSEASYLPTKLKDFAPASHRSSHGLDLRDLDKLARNIGKFTPNVPGSPNVQSYLQDIDFHLEMRPNVTDKDRLYLLRATSSSEVRSFLDRQPAHTKTDYHLLQEALIKEFPDPESEQGLVAALETKQGRHESPQVFYSRLRLAYFGSHNEQNMEEELNFKTLFLRNLHPGVSHHLGVLACPRTMNLRVLRDLAHKAYCKQKMALEKGTKTTTVLDFSIQSQGLALEGTQRQDLAKPTPKEWNASSSNREWDSHTGTRPKQRDNRWDGPRGRQRSPGRHWENSWNQSRPHESHWEKTWNQPSSFGNPRGKSSWESKGKRQTHPGATSPRNRQKNSQRFQADRAQDESIPEQKTSPCFDSQELMKMMMKEFFQRKVEDRKWEEKKKPDSS from the exons ATGTCTTGCACAACAGACCCTGCTGGACACTGGGAGGACCTGGAGACCTGGCTAAGTGTTGTAACAGACAGCATCCTACCTAAAGCCACTGAAACACTAAAGCATCAGACACAGGACCAGCTGGATGACAACATAGCAAGCCTCATGAAACAAGACCCAAGCCAGAGCTACAGTCACAAAGAACTAGCCAAGATCACCGGCTCCTTAAGCCACACACTCATCGCCACCCTCAAACTGAGCGACAGGCAAGCCGCCCATCGCCAGCAGGAGCTGACACGAGCACAACGACGCATCAAACAGCTGGAGCTGGAGGCTCAGGAACGACAAGAACGGCCTGATGAAGTGGAACAAGGCGCAAAAGAGGAGATCAACAGCCTAAAAGAGACCCTAGCAGCTACTACGCAAGAAATGGAACGAGGAAGAACAGACTACGCTGATCTCTCCGACAAGCTACAGTACGCAGAACAGCTACTGGAAAAAGCAAAGGCTGACTTCAGAGACAAGAACAGCCTAATTAAAGCTCTCGAAACTCACCTGAATGAGTCAAGAAATGAGGTCAGCCGCCTAACACGTCAGCTTGACTACATCAAAGAAGAGTCCGACAGTATTAAAGAGGAACTCAAGCATGCATATGAATT GACCGGCTCCCCTGTTCCTGGACTGGCACATGATCAGAAGGGGGCAGTGCCAAAACAGTCACCAGCTCCATCCGAAGCATCATATCTCCCCACTAAATTAAAAGACTTTGCTCCAGCCAGCCACAGATCATCTCATGGCTTGGACCTCAGAGACCTTGACAAGCTTGCTAGAAACATTGGCAAATTCACTCCAAATGTGCCAGGTAGTCCGAATGTTCAGAGTTATCTGCAAGATATTGACTTCCATCTGGAGATGAGACCCAATGTCACTGACAAAGATAGACTTTATTTGCTTAGAGCCACATCCAGCTCTGAAGTGCGCAGCTTCCTGGACCGGCAGCCTGCCCACACAAAGACTGATTACCACCTGCTCCAAGAAGCTCTCATTAAAGAGTTTCCCGACCCTGAGTCAGAACAAGGACTAGTGGCTGCCCTGGAAACAAAACAAGGTCGCCATGAATCTCCTCAAGTCTTCTATAGCCGACTCAGGCTAGCGTACTTCGGGTCTCACAACGAACAGAATATGGAGGAAGAATTGAACTTCAAAACTCTCTTCCTGAGAAACCTCCATCCTGGGGTGAGCCACCATCTTGGCGTCCTTGCCTGTCCACGCACAATGA acctcagagtgttaagagACTTGGCGCACAAAGCTTACTGCAAACAGAAGATGGCCTTAGAAAAGGGCACCAAAACCACCACAGTTCTTGACTTCAGCATTCAGAGTCAGGGGCTGGCCCTAGAGGGCACCCAGCGTCAAGACCTTGCCAAGCCGACACCCAAAGAGTGGAATGCATCCTCGTCCAACAGAGAGTGGGACTCCCACACTGGTACTCGACCTAAACAGAGAGACAACCGCTGGGATGGACCACGTGGACGACAACGCTCACCTGGACGTCACTGGGAAAATTCATGGAACCAATCAAGACCTCATGAGAGTCATTGGGAGAAAACCTGGAATCAGCCAAGCTCATTTGGAAACCCCAGAGGAAAAAGCTCATGGGAATCCAAGGGAAAACGACAAACACACCCTGGAGCAACCAGCCCAAGGAATCGACAAAAAAACTCACAAAGATTCCAAGCTGACAGAGCTCAAGATGAATCCATACCAGAACAAAAGACTTCACCTTGCTTCGACTCTCAAGAGCTGATGAAAATGATGATGAAAGAGTTCTTCCAACGAAAGGTGGAAGACCGGAAGTGGGAAGAGAAAAAGAAACCAGATTCATCCTGA